From Pseudomonas fluorescens, one genomic window encodes:
- a CDS encoding ArsO family NAD(P)H-dependent flavin-containing monooxygenase, with translation MLVNQNSKFDVVVIGGGQSALTVAYFLRRTGLSYVLLDAESAPGGAWRHGWDSLRLFSPSAWSSIAGWPMPAVSEGTPGRDDVVDYLTQYERRYDFPIIRSTRVTHVENIEGGLRVFSGDTYWDANTVISATGTWSSPVIPTYPGQELFEGQQIHSAHYVGPREFEGKAVLVVGGGNSGAQIYAEVSKVAHATWVTQQSPKYLPDEVDGRVLFERATARLKAQQDGIEPQQPVGGLGDIVMVPPVKEARERGVLNTVRPFTHFTSTGVVWPSGAETKIDAVIWCTGFSPALDHLSNLGIVGDDGKVAVNENRSVASPNLWLVGYGDWTGLASATLIGVTRTARDVVNQVQSYLTSES, from the coding sequence ATGCTGGTGAATCAAAACTCGAAATTTGATGTAGTGGTCATTGGAGGTGGCCAATCCGCGCTCACCGTAGCCTATTTTTTGAGGCGTACAGGCCTTTCCTACGTATTACTCGACGCCGAGTCGGCACCGGGAGGGGCCTGGCGGCATGGGTGGGATTCTCTGAGACTATTCTCGCCGTCTGCTTGGAGCTCAATTGCCGGCTGGCCCATGCCAGCAGTATCCGAGGGGACTCCTGGGCGGGACGATGTTGTCGACTATCTAACTCAGTACGAGCGCCGATATGACTTCCCCATCATCCGTTCCACGCGGGTGACCCATGTCGAGAACATCGAAGGCGGGTTGCGCGTTTTTTCCGGGGATACTTACTGGGATGCCAATACGGTCATCAGTGCAACAGGCACGTGGAGCAGTCCGGTTATTCCAACCTATCCAGGGCAGGAGCTTTTCGAGGGGCAGCAAATCCATTCCGCCCATTACGTTGGGCCGAGAGAGTTCGAAGGGAAGGCAGTGCTGGTCGTTGGCGGTGGTAACTCGGGTGCCCAGATTTACGCCGAAGTTTCAAAGGTGGCTCACGCAACCTGGGTGACTCAGCAATCGCCAAAATATCTTCCAGATGAGGTCGATGGCCGCGTCCTGTTCGAGCGGGCCACTGCTAGATTGAAGGCGCAACAAGATGGGATTGAGCCTCAACAGCCCGTTGGAGGGCTGGGAGACATTGTAATGGTGCCACCGGTAAAGGAAGCTCGCGAACGCGGCGTGCTGAACACGGTGCGGCCATTTACGCATTTCACCTCAACAGGTGTTGTGTGGCCATCGGGGGCCGAGACGAAGATCGATGCCGTCATCTGGTGTACTGGATTTTCTCCAGCGCTCGACCACCTGAGCAACCTGGGTATCGTTGGCGATGACGGCAAAGTCGCCGTGAATGAAAACCGGAGTGTTGCTTCACCTAATCTGTGGCTGGTGGGCTACGGCGATTGGACGGGGCTTGCCTCTGCAACATTGATCGGAGTAACCCGCACCGCTCGAGATGTAGTCAACCAAGTCCAAAGCTATCTCACTAGCGAATCCTGA
- a CDS encoding heavy-metal-associated domain-containing protein, whose protein sequence is MKTVELQVQGMSCGSCVKHVTEALRPVEGVSDVAVDLQAGRVKVSGDSDSHALLAALENAGYPAQLATVESVASKKTSGCGGNGGGCCCR, encoded by the coding sequence ATGAAAACTGTTGAACTGCAAGTCCAAGGCATGAGCTGTGGTTCATGTGTGAAACATGTCACCGAAGCGCTGCGCCCAGTTGAAGGCGTGAGTGACGTAGCGGTGGATTTACAAGCCGGACGGGTGAAGGTCAGCGGCGACTCGGACAGCCATGCGCTGCTTGCAGCCCTGGAGAACGCGGGCTATCCAGCACAGCTTGCGACAGTGGAAAGCGTAGCGAGTAAGAAAACCTCGGGCTGTGGCGGGAACGGCGGCGGTTGCTGCTGCCGGTAA
- a CDS encoding arsinothricin resistance N-acetyltransferase ArsN1 family B — MALKIRTALVADAVAIQRIYAPIVSTTAISFEEIPPSAEEIAQRIATTLLTYPYLVAEEGGEIKGYAYASQHRARPAYRWAVDVTVYIAESARRQGVGRELYETLLPILEKQRFRAAYAGIAQPNEGSVGLHESLGFVHIGTYPEVGFKLGKWHDVGYWRLGLCPATPPLEPILFPELEVASQ, encoded by the coding sequence ATGGCTTTGAAAATCCGTACGGCATTGGTGGCTGATGCTGTAGCCATCCAGCGCATTTACGCTCCCATCGTTTCAACAACGGCCATCTCGTTCGAAGAGATTCCGCCAAGCGCTGAGGAAATAGCTCAGCGAATAGCGACAACGCTTCTGACATATCCCTACTTGGTGGCCGAAGAGGGAGGAGAGATCAAGGGCTATGCTTACGCAAGCCAACATCGCGCTCGTCCGGCCTATCGGTGGGCTGTGGACGTGACGGTTTACATAGCCGAGTCGGCTCGCCGTCAGGGGGTTGGCCGTGAGCTCTATGAGACGTTGCTTCCGATTCTTGAAAAGCAGAGGTTTCGCGCAGCTTATGCCGGAATTGCGCAGCCCAATGAAGGGAGTGTGGGTCTGCACGAGTCGCTGGGATTCGTCCATATCGGTACATATCCGGAGGTAGGCTTCAAGCTTGGGAAATGGCACGACGTCGGCTACTGGCGACTCGGGTTGTGCCCGGCAACTCCTCCACTGGAGCCTATTCTCTTTCCTGAGCTTGAAGTCGCATCACAGTAG